Proteins encoded in a region of the Wenzhouxiangella sp. XN201 genome:
- the mpl gene encoding UDP-N-acetylmuramate:L-alanyl-gamma-D-glutamyl-meso-diaminopimelate ligase translates to MKIHILGICGTFMGGLAALARSDGHEVSGSDENVYPPMSTQLESLGIELGEGYDPAHIPGDVDLVIIGNALSRGNPSVEHVLDQNIPFASGPRWLGETYLRRRTVLAVAGTHGKTTTASMLAWILEAAGRKPGFLIGGIPENFGLSARTGDDLFVVEADEYDTAFFDKRAKFVHYRPRIAVLNNLEFDHADIYPDLAAIQTQFHHLVRTIPGNGCLAVNAADNNLQAVLERGCWTPVSGFGLDDQVEADWQVHLDDPAGRELTFRHAGENIGTLKWSITGRHNALNALAAVTAAAAAGVEPAQAVAALQDFKGVKRRLEYLGEHGGIHVYDDFAHHPTAIRLTLEGLRRAVGNARILVALEPASNTMRGDFHVGDLPSALVAADHVWLRSSDGMDWDPHEVLEKIGGNGRPRSQVDNLLEDLRSEARAGDHVIFMSNRGFENAPRRFFDALS, encoded by the coding sequence GTGAAAATCCATATTCTCGGTATCTGCGGCACTTTCATGGGGGGCCTTGCGGCCCTGGCCCGCTCCGACGGCCACGAGGTCAGCGGTTCCGACGAAAACGTCTATCCGCCGATGAGCACTCAGCTCGAGTCGCTGGGCATCGAGCTCGGCGAAGGCTACGACCCGGCCCATATTCCCGGCGATGTCGACCTGGTCATCATCGGCAATGCCCTGAGCCGCGGCAATCCCTCGGTCGAGCACGTGCTCGATCAGAACATTCCCTTCGCCTCCGGCCCGCGCTGGCTGGGCGAGACCTATCTGCGCCGTCGCACCGTGCTGGCGGTGGCCGGCACCCATGGCAAGACCACCACGGCAAGCATGCTGGCCTGGATCCTGGAAGCCGCCGGTCGCAAGCCGGGTTTCCTGATCGGCGGCATTCCGGAGAACTTCGGCCTGTCGGCACGTACCGGTGACGACCTGTTCGTGGTCGAGGCCGACGAGTACGACACCGCCTTCTTCGACAAGCGCGCCAAGTTCGTTCATTACCGGCCGCGCATCGCGGTGCTCAACAACCTCGAGTTCGATCACGCCGACATCTATCCCGACCTGGCCGCCATCCAGACTCAGTTCCACCATCTCGTCCGCACCATTCCGGGCAACGGCTGCCTGGCCGTCAACGCGGCCGACAACAATCTGCAGGCAGTGCTCGAACGGGGTTGCTGGACGCCGGTCTCGGGCTTCGGGCTGGACGACCAGGTCGAGGCCGACTGGCAGGTGCATCTGGACGACCCGGCCGGCCGCGAGCTGACCTTTCGTCACGCCGGGGAGAACATCGGCACGCTCAAATGGTCGATTACCGGCCGTCACAACGCGCTCAATGCCCTGGCCGCCGTCACGGCCGCCGCAGCGGCCGGCGTGGAACCCGCCCAGGCAGTAGCGGCCCTGCAGGACTTCAAGGGCGTCAAGCGGCGGCTGGAGTACCTGGGCGAACACGGCGGCATCCATGTCTACGACGACTTCGCCCATCACCCCACCGCCATTCGCCTGACCCTGGAAGGCCTGCGCCGCGCCGTCGGCAATGCGCGCATCCTGGTCGCCCTGGAGCCGGCCAGCAACACCATGCGCGGCGACTTTCATGTCGGCGACCTGCCCTCCGCGCTGGTGGCCGCCGACCACGTCTGGCTGCGCAGCTCCGACGGCATGGACTGGGACCCGCACGAAGTGCTCGAAAAGATCGGCGGCAACGGCCGGCCGCGCAGCCAGGTCGACAACCTGCTTGAAGACCTGCGCAGCGAAGCCCGGGCCGGCGACCATGTCATCTTCATGAGCAACCGGGGCTTCGAGAACGCCCCCCGACGTTTCTTCGACGCCTTGTCGTGA
- a CDS encoding sulfurtransferase TusA family protein, translated as MNESGADVVELDCRGLDCPQPVVLTRQAIADLRPGTELVVIATDPLAEMDLAVFCQRTGHEMIGAETRDGEIRIRIRVKPGRRPDAG; from the coding sequence ATGAACGAATCAGGCGCAGACGTCGTGGAGTTGGACTGCCGCGGACTCGACTGTCCGCAGCCGGTGGTTCTGACGCGGCAGGCGATCGCCGACCTGCGGCCCGGCACCGAACTGGTGGTAATCGCTACCGATCCGCTGGCCGAGATGGACCTGGCGGTTTTCTGTCAGAGAACGGGTCACGAAATGATCGGGGCCGAAACGCGCGACGGCGAAATCCGCATCCGGATCCGGGTCAAGCCAGGGCGTCGGCCAGACGCTGGTTGA
- a CDS encoding adenylate kinase has translation MRIVLLGPPGSGKGTQAAMLKERLGVPHISTGELLRAAVADGTELGKKAKAAMDAGQLVSDDLMLGLIEEKLGRPEVAPGFILDGYPRNLAQARALDELLDRLGQPIDRALELTVDEEQIVQRLAKRAEEEGRSDDTEEVVRNRLAVYHEQTAPVSSHYEEKGILVRVDGIGEIETINQRLADALA, from the coding sequence ATGCGTATCGTACTGCTCGGCCCGCCCGGCTCCGGCAAGGGCACCCAGGCTGCAATGCTCAAGGAACGGCTCGGCGTTCCGCATATTTCCACCGGCGAGCTGCTGCGCGCCGCCGTGGCCGATGGCACCGAGCTCGGCAAGAAGGCCAAGGCCGCGATGGACGCCGGCCAGCTCGTCTCCGATGACCTGATGCTCGGCCTGATCGAGGAAAAGCTCGGTCGGCCCGAGGTCGCGCCCGGCTTCATCCTTGACGGCTACCCGCGCAACCTGGCCCAGGCCAGGGCCCTCGACGAACTGCTCGATCGCCTGGGCCAGCCGATCGATCGTGCGCTGGAACTGACGGTCGACGAAGAACAGATCGTTCAGCGCCTGGCCAAGCGTGCCGAAGAGGAAGGTCGCTCCGATGACACCGAAGAGGTGGTGCGCAACCGACTGGCCGTCTACCACGAGCAAACCGCTCCGGTATCGAGCCACTACGAAGAAAAAGGCATCCTGGTCCGCGTCGACGGAATCGGCGAGATCGAGACGATCAACCAGCGTCTGGCCGACGCCCTGGCTTGA
- a CDS encoding 6-phosphofructokinase — translation MPKKRNILYAQSGGVTPVINATAGAVLEEARANRDRIGKVLAARDGIMGALEERLIDTSQMKKSEVTALGHTPGGAFGSCRYKLKSIEDNRREYERLIDVFKAHNIGYFFYNGGNDSADTAWKVSQIGDKLGFPVQCIGIPKTIDNDLAVTDNCPGFGSVAKYVAVSILEASLDVMAMASSSTKVFIMEVMGRHAGWIAAAGGLAAHEKGDPPQIILFPEVPFDEKKFCQAVKKSVVENGYCSIVVSEGVKNSKGEFLSDAGTTDAFGHKQLGGVAPAVAEIVKSNLGYKYHWAVSDYLQRSARHIASKTDVDHARAVGEAAVKLALKGESGVMPVIRRTSDKPYRWKIESAPLSRIANREKKMPKKFISTDGFGITPSCRTYLEPLIRGEDYPPYGKDGLPKYVRPEFSFVEQKLPKFKV, via the coding sequence ATGCCAAAGAAGAGGAACATCCTTTATGCCCAGTCCGGCGGGGTGACGCCGGTGATCAATGCCACCGCTGGTGCCGTGCTCGAGGAAGCCCGGGCCAACCGGGATCGCATCGGCAAGGTGCTGGCCGCGCGCGACGGGATCATGGGCGCGCTCGAGGAGCGGCTGATCGACACGAGCCAGATGAAGAAATCCGAAGTGACTGCGCTCGGGCACACGCCCGGCGGTGCGTTCGGCTCCTGCCGCTACAAGCTCAAGTCGATCGAGGACAACCGGCGCGAGTACGAGCGCCTGATCGATGTCTTCAAGGCCCATAACATCGGATATTTCTTCTACAACGGCGGCAACGATTCGGCCGACACCGCCTGGAAGGTCTCGCAGATTGGCGACAAGCTCGGTTTTCCGGTGCAGTGCATCGGCATCCCGAAGACCATCGATAACGACCTGGCGGTGACCGACAACTGTCCGGGATTCGGTTCGGTGGCCAAGTACGTGGCGGTGTCGATCCTGGAAGCCAGTCTGGACGTGATGGCGATGGCCTCGAGCTCGACCAAGGTGTTCATCATGGAGGTGATGGGGCGCCACGCCGGCTGGATTGCGGCCGCGGGCGGGCTGGCCGCACATGAGAAGGGCGACCCGCCGCAGATCATCCTGTTCCCCGAAGTGCCTTTCGACGAGAAGAAATTCTGCCAGGCGGTGAAGAAATCGGTGGTAGAAAATGGCTACTGCTCGATCGTCGTGTCTGAGGGTGTGAAGAACAGCAAGGGCGAATTTCTTTCCGATGCCGGCACAACGGATGCGTTCGGTCACAAGCAGCTCGGCGGCGTGGCGCCGGCGGTGGCCGAGATCGTGAAATCGAACCTCGGCTACAAGTATCACTGGGCGGTCAGCGACTATCTGCAGCGCTCGGCCCGCCACATCGCATCGAAGACCGACGTCGACCATGCCCGGGCCGTGGGCGAGGCGGCGGTGAAGCTTGCGCTCAAGGGCGAGTCGGGTGTGATGCCGGTGATCAGGCGCACCTCCGACAAGCCCTATCGCTGGAAGATCGAATCGGCACCGCTGTCGCGAATCGCCAATCGCGAGAAGAAGATGCCGAAGAAGTTCATCTCGACCGACGGCTTCGGTATCACGCCGAGTTGCCGCACCTATCTCGAGCCCTTGATCAGAGGCGAGGACTACCCGCCTTACGGCAAGGACGGGCTGCCGAAGTACGTGCGGCCGGAGTTCAGTTTCGTGGAGCAGAAGTTGCCCAAGTTCAAGGTGTAG
- a CDS encoding phosphoenolpyruvate carboxykinase (GTP), whose product MSSNLQALNDWVDQVAAHTRAARVHWCDGSGAENKRLIAEMLESGDLERLNPETHPDCYLHRSDPADVARVEHLTFVCSAREEDAGPNNNWMAPAEAHALMKGLFAGCMEGRTMYVVPYCMGPIDSPLSRCGVEITDSPYVVVNMRLMTRMGSKALERIERDGHFVKGLHSTGDLDPDRRYIVHFPEELSIQSFGSGYGGNALLGKKCHALRIASYQARTEGWLAEHMLIVGIENPEGEVRYIAGAFPSACGKTNLAMLIPPEAYRESGWKVWTVGDDICWLHPGEDGRLWAINPEAGFFGVAPGTSKKTNPNALAMLDRDTIFTNVAVTEDNRPWWEGLDQGKPAKDWRGRPFDPKHGPAAHPNSRFTVSIDRCPSYSDQAESPQGVPIDAIIFGGRRARLAPLVMEARDWNHGVLLGAGMASETTAAATGQVGVVRRDPMAMKPFCGYHFGDYWKHWLEVGGKLKTPPKIFQVNWFRRDEDGGFIWPGFGDNMRVLEWILARCRGEIEARETPVGLLPNGGDINLEGLDEQPAMDELLAVDAGEWREEVDAVAAHLSTFGKRVPEALDAELDRVRQALT is encoded by the coding sequence ATGTCTTCCAATCTGCAAGCACTCAACGACTGGGTCGACCAGGTCGCGGCCCACACTCGCGCCGCGCGCGTGCACTGGTGCGACGGCTCCGGCGCTGAAAACAAACGCCTGATCGCCGAAATGCTCGAGTCGGGCGATCTCGAGCGCCTTAACCCTGAAACCCATCCCGACTGCTATCTGCACCGCTCCGATCCGGCCGATGTCGCGCGGGTCGAACACCTGACCTTCGTGTGCAGCGCGCGCGAGGAAGATGCCGGCCCCAACAACAACTGGATGGCGCCGGCCGAGGCCCATGCCCTGATGAAAGGGCTGTTCGCCGGCTGCATGGAAGGGCGCACGATGTATGTCGTGCCCTACTGCATGGGGCCGATCGATTCGCCGTTGTCACGCTGCGGCGTGGAGATCACCGATAGTCCCTACGTCGTGGTGAACATGCGGTTGATGACGCGCATGGGTTCGAAAGCGCTCGAGCGTATTGAGCGCGATGGCCACTTCGTCAAGGGTCTTCACTCGACCGGCGACCTGGACCCGGATCGTCGTTACATCGTGCATTTCCCCGAAGAGCTCAGTATCCAGAGCTTCGGATCGGGCTACGGCGGCAACGCATTGCTCGGCAAGAAGTGCCACGCGCTGCGTATCGCCAGCTACCAGGCCCGTACCGAAGGCTGGCTGGCCGAACACATGCTGATCGTCGGTATCGAGAATCCCGAAGGCGAGGTGCGCTACATCGCCGGTGCCTTCCCGTCGGCTTGCGGCAAGACCAACCTGGCCATGCTGATCCCGCCCGAGGCCTATCGCGAGTCCGGCTGGAAAGTTTGGACGGTGGGCGACGACATCTGCTGGCTGCACCCGGGCGAGGACGGCCGGCTGTGGGCGATCAACCCCGAAGCCGGCTTCTTCGGTGTTGCTCCGGGCACGAGCAAGAAGACCAATCCCAACGCCCTGGCCATGCTCGACCGCGACACGATCTTTACCAACGTTGCCGTCACCGAGGACAACCGGCCCTGGTGGGAAGGTCTGGATCAGGGCAAGCCGGCGAAGGACTGGCGCGGCCGCCCCTTCGATCCCAAGCACGGCCCGGCGGCTCATCCGAATTCGCGCTTCACCGTGTCGATCGATCGCTGCCCGAGCTATTCCGATCAGGCCGAAAGCCCACAGGGTGTGCCCATTGACGCAATCATCTTTGGTGGTCGCCGCGCGCGGCTGGCACCGCTGGTGATGGAAGCGCGCGACTGGAACCACGGTGTGCTGCTGGGCGCCGGCATGGCCTCGGAGACGACCGCCGCCGCCACCGGCCAGGTCGGCGTGGTGCGGCGTGACCCCATGGCGATGAAGCCGTTCTGCGGGTACCACTTCGGCGACTACTGGAAGCACTGGCTGGAAGTCGGCGGCAAGCTGAAGACTCCGCCGAAGATCTTCCAGGTCAACTGGTTCCGGCGCGACGAAGACGGCGGCTTTATCTGGCCGGGTTTCGGCGACAACATGCGCGTGCTCGAGTGGATCCTGGCGCGCTGCCGGGGTGAGATCGAGGCGCGCGAGACGCCGGTCGGCCTGTTGCCGAACGGTGGCGACATCAACCTCGAGGGACTGGACGAGCAACCCGCCATGGATGAACTGCTGGCCGTCGATGCCGGCGAGTGGCGCGAGGAAGTCGATGCGGTCGCCGCCCACCTCAGCACCTTCGGCAAACGTGTCCCGGAGGCGCTCGATGCCGAGCTCGACCGGGTGCGACAGGCCCTGACTTGA